AAAACATCAGTACGATGGCTGAAAAAAATATGAGTACACAGCTCTGAAGCATGATGCATCAATTACTGTTGGCTCCATATGTAACAAAAATTGCTGAACCAGTTTGTCAACTTTAATAGCTTGAAAACAGTCTCTGACATCAAGGCTGTAACAATGTCATCttgaatattttcaaaaatatctCAAACTCAACCTCTTCAAAGAGCATCTTATATAAGACAGCTCGGTTTTAAACCCGACCGCACCAAATAAACAAACTGTGTACTTGTCTTCTAACACTGACTTTGCTCATAACTTCTGAATTGAGAACACATATCTACTTATGACTGTTTGTCTCACCCGGCAAATCTCAAAATGAATGCAGTACCTCTACGTCACTCTGGataagcatctgctaaattactaaaaaatcTAATGTAAAGTCCATATTCACAAGAAATTTCAATTGGGATCAGAAAGTTACTTGGCCATTACATCTGAAGGGATGCTAATCACTGGGTCTCAGTCGGCAAATGATTTTTGGGGAGACCACAGAATTACAGCATGCAGATTAGAGCATAGACATTCGATGGTACATCTTTGATTCGGACCAACCTTGGTGTTCTGTAGTGGCAGTTGGTAGCTGGATGGTTTGTGATGGGTCCTCTGGGCACGCTCAGTGTGGATGTCCCCCAGAAAGAGCTCTGCTACGTGGTAATCGTGATGACGGCGCCACTCCACACGCACTAGCTGCAGCTCGTTCATAGTGAAACCTAGCCTGTGGGCACAGTCCATCCCCCGATCCTCCTCCTCGCTCCAAAGGTTATAGCTGACATGGGGTTCCCACCACTCCCCTGCAGCCAGGGACAGAGCTCTGCAGCTGGGCTTGAGCCACTGGCTGAGTTCCAGGGCTGCCTCGGGGTTGTGGAACTCAACCTGGACTCTTTGAAGCTGGTAATCGGCCTCGGTGCCCCCACGGACCACCCAGGAGGCCTGGCGCAAGTGCAACTGGCCCTGGGCGAGGAAGGTGTAGGTCGGGGTGGAGCAGCGGTTGTCCCTGTAGTGGAACTGTAGAACATGGAAGGTGTGGTTGTGGTGGAAGTGGTAGGACCTGGTAATGAACTCTGGCCCAGGCCTGACCTCACAGCtgaaggggggaaaaaagctaAACATAATGACCTTGGTTTTGTCAAATTATTTGATAATCCGGTATTACACAGTGACTCTGGTGGTTAACTAGAGTCGAGCATCCAACCTTTACTGCACCAGTCGGTTTAACACGCTAAGCCTAAGAGGGTAGAGGCTGAACCTGTTGTGCCAAGTAAGCTTATGTACAGGAAAATATTAACCCAACAGCTGCTGTAGAAAATTCTTCCAGAGGTTCTGAACATTGAAAGTAAATAGGTCTGTCAAGAATATCCCTCACTTCGTtacaaatatttcacaatacATTCCTAAAATGCGGTACAATTGAATAAGGGGCAATAACAATAACAGTGACTATTAGATTACCTGGTGGAAACCCAGTGGCCTGTGATGTTGGGAGGCATATGCACTAAGATCTGACCTCCACCATTGAGGTGTTTGAGCATGTAGTGACACTGAGACTCAACAACAGCAATATGCCGATGCAGCGGTTTCCTCCCGAGGGACTTGACACCAGCTGGTATGTCAGAATAAAGCAGTAAGTCTTCACAACCACCTGTAgggacaaaatattttattttatttcgcaatatttattttccaagcGCGACTTTTTGGTTTCTCAATTCCATTGTAATTCATGGCatgtggatatatatatatatgtatattcatATAAATACAATAACTGACAGAATACATATACTTCGCTAAAATTCTAGAAAATACTAATTATCCCCTACAACGCATTTTGTAATTAAGTCAACATTGTAGCTTCTCAccaattatataatataataaaataagtaGACTACATAACTTAATACTAACATAATGTTCCAAACTCaccattgaaaagaaaagcactGGAAATAATCAATTTAATGAGTAACATTTTTAGTCTTGACTCGTTTCAGACGAaaccaataaataaataaaaaggtttaTAATCAAAATAAGGACCATTAAAGTCTCCATAATCGATTGCCTTTCAGCCCATTTGACCCGTGCATCACCACCCGTTCGattgtaaaacaataaaatacatccTAGAAAATTTTGTGATCACCCGTTCCGAGAGACGTGGCTTGATGTCTAGATGCGAAATCAAAATAGTTTACATTATTAACAAAGCGAACCAATCCAACAATTCTTCAGTATTGCTCAGAGAAATGATGTAATTCTTTTCGTTATGTTCCGCGCGCTCCTCTGTCCTCGGTCTGTCATAGTTGATGAACACACAAGCCCTAGTTTCATAGAGGGGCAATATCACGCTGTGACTCAGTGCCCCCCATAAAACCGAAGAGTATAACGTTTAACTGAACATAAAGGAAGTAAAGTCCCGGGAGAGCTTAAATAACCAGGGATGTTGTGTGGTTCAAACAAGCATGTCATATGAACATATAAactgtagaaaaaaaataaaaaaaataacccaTGTTACACAAAAATGCGCCAAATGTATACAATAGGTATAAGAGATCATAAGGAATTGTTGGAATGTTGGAATTCCATTCAACACTCTACTTTGGTATCAAATTTCTGACTGGTGGTAGCCCATAAATGATTATTAACGGAAAACGAACATTCTAACGGTTTGAAGTAACCCTAGTGAAACTCtcactttaaaaatgttatattctTTTAACTCATAATAACCTCATATgaatgagctggccaatcagagtTGTAGAGAACGATGATCTGGCCACTCAGGGGGTCTACTCaaattaatagttttttaatGACAGCTATATGCCTACACCATTCCAAAACAGAAAAGCTGCTTTCAAACACACTTACTATTTTTAAGGAAAAACGATTTAACTGATATTAAAGTAATTTCATGTCAAACTGGATCATTAATCAAAAAGCACATGCTTTAGTGTAGTCACATAATTTAATGCACAGTACAGTTAGTTACACAGCAGAGACCAAATACAATTTTACATCAGAATTTCAATATAAGTGTGATAAACAATGCATTCCTTATCTCTTGGGTTCTGAATTATTTGGTGGAATATAAATATGTCTTGCAGTTGAGTAGTGAGAGGGATATATGTCAGAGTGTGGTCGAAAATATCTCTCACTCCGATCTGTCCTCAACTGCATTTCCTCCATGACCTGATGGGGTTTTTCAGCTACTGTGTATGAATTATGTATCAGTTTGGTTGAGTCAAAGCATACAAGAAGCCTACAGTTTAAAAGTATGCTCCTGAACTAACCAGTAAAGTTGATGATCCACCGAAGTGCTTTATTTTAACGTTGTGAAGAAAAAGTAGGAAGATTATGCAAATGGATGTTAGCTTTCTGTCTTTTGCCCTCTGTTCTCAGGCTCCAAGGTTATAAATTCATGCACTGACAGAATATACAGTACTTTGATGCATTGGTCCCAAATTATGCAAACAAatctataatttaaatgtaaataatacattGTGGATTTTAAATAATGCTACATTATCTCTACCATCATTATGACCAACTTCGGTATAATAGTGTTTGATATTAATCTTCTAAGTTGCAGTAGGTCCAACCtcaaagtttgtgtgtgtgtgtgtgtgtgtgctgggagCGGGGAGAGACTGCTCCTTGTGCTTACTGGGCGTCTGCCAGCCTACAAGCCCAGCCTAGCACTGGCTGGCCCAATCCC
The Esox lucius isolate fEsoLuc1 chromosome 21, fEsoLuc1.pri, whole genome shotgun sequence DNA segment above includes these coding regions:
- the LOC105025729 gene encoding protein APCDD1-like isoform X1, encoding MLLIKLIISSAFLFNGGCEDLLLYSDIPAGVKSLGRKPLHRHIAVVESQCHYMLKHLNGGGQILVHMPPNITGHWVSTSFFPPFSCEVRPGPEFITRSYHFHHNHTFHVLQFHYRDNRCSTPTYTFLAQGQLHLRQASWVVRGGTEADYQLQRVQVEFHNPEAALELSQWLKPSCRALSLAAGEWWEPHVSYNLWSEEEDRGMDCAHRLGFTMNELQLVRVEWRRHHDYHVAELFLGDIHTERAQRTHHKPSSYQLPLQNTKNHDPTCSVCRVIAGADELHPPVLPCEDNLTVKLQGQWVSQRCEVRPGVLFLTRHFVFNSHNRTWMGHYRHYADPVCRHPTFALYARGHYSHAVLSSRVPGGTEFVFTVDHMRVTPMDQATTSLLNIFRGNECGAEGSWRQGLEQDVTPTHGCAALGIRLPHTEYELFRIEQDPTGRHLLFNGQRPSDGSSPNQPHKMATSYQYPLVQCSGVSHWSSEWGRRADRLSRLGSSSCRQGGEGDVRDMVRVLFIAAFAVLHVS